From Variovorax sp. PMC12, the proteins below share one genomic window:
- a CDS encoding phage terminase large subunit family protein — translation MSLAPSETQRAVIAATLTGLGPLKMERPQPLSAWAEDNFYLSPEASHTQGEWKAYPFQKGWMDAFSNDDIEEVTVRKAKRVGYTKTLLAFIAYNAAHRRRKQALWMPTDDDRDSFVKSEIEPMLRDVTALKAVTVPGKEDTMKLKSFFGSVLHLLGGKAARAYRRITVAVAILDEASAFDAKIEKSSDPITLARGRLEGAPFPKLVAGSTVRIKDFDHIEYREKNADVRMRYNVVCPHCDAEHPLLWGGRKVRHGFKWDGYDHDTVRHVCPHCHESITQADYLRIWDTGAMWVSECGRYRYDHDLHVWTDAQGVVIRAPRHVAFVEMWSGYSPQRAWSDIVREFLEATTKAKAGDTAPLEGFINETLAQYWEAVVERADEHALSRRAEAYRRFTVPYGGLVLVTGVDVQDNRFEVVTWAVGRGEEMWCIDYSVIYANPADERDWAHLDAYRQTIFQHASGQAMKIEAMAVDTGGHFTHQAYNYCRQRERERVFAVRGDPQPSKMVKSKATVQDVNWGGKIIKKGVRLWYVGTDTAKDLIYGRLCVEKPGAGYVHFSKDLPHEFYTQLTAEARVPQRVAGGEAYRWIKAPGARNEVLDCTVYAVFCTHMLGLHLYTGKMWQRLESIVQPPNGDLFAGGQQQEGPHADVSRETQVPESATGNVPRETQSLETAPVDVSCETHPTRPVPMPAAVEQPAPEPAARPLHAPAPAKPAPARRTFQRPSRQSFPPRSW, via the coding sequence ATGAGCCTGGCCCCGAGCGAAACGCAGCGCGCCGTCATCGCTGCGACCTTGACCGGCCTCGGGCCGCTGAAGATGGAGCGCCCCCAGCCGCTGAGCGCCTGGGCCGAGGACAATTTCTACCTGTCGCCCGAGGCAAGCCACACGCAGGGCGAATGGAAGGCCTACCCGTTCCAGAAGGGCTGGATGGATGCCTTCAGCAATGACGACATCGAAGAGGTGACGGTGCGCAAGGCGAAGCGCGTCGGCTACACGAAGACGCTGCTCGCATTCATCGCCTACAACGCGGCGCACCGCCGGCGCAAGCAAGCGCTGTGGATGCCGACCGACGACGACCGCGACAGCTTCGTGAAGTCCGAAATCGAGCCCATGCTGCGCGACGTGACCGCGCTCAAGGCCGTGACGGTGCCGGGCAAGGAAGACACCATGAAGCTGAAGAGCTTCTTCGGGTCGGTCCTGCACCTGCTAGGCGGCAAGGCAGCACGAGCCTATCGCCGCATCACGGTGGCCGTCGCGATCCTCGACGAAGCCTCTGCCTTCGATGCCAAGATTGAGAAGTCCTCGGACCCGATCACGCTCGCGCGCGGTCGCCTCGAAGGCGCGCCGTTCCCGAAGCTGGTCGCAGGCAGCACCGTGCGTATCAAGGACTTCGACCACATCGAGTACCGCGAGAAGAACGCCGACGTGCGCATGCGATACAACGTGGTGTGCCCGCATTGCGATGCCGAGCACCCGCTGCTGTGGGGCGGGAGGAAGGTGCGCCACGGCTTCAAATGGGACGGCTACGACCATGACACCGTGCGCCACGTCTGCCCGCATTGCCATGAGTCGATCACGCAGGCCGACTACCTGCGCATCTGGGACACGGGCGCAATGTGGGTCAGCGAGTGCGGCCGGTATCGCTACGACCATGACCTGCACGTCTGGACCGATGCGCAGGGCGTTGTCATCCGCGCGCCGCGGCATGTGGCCTTCGTCGAGATGTGGAGCGGCTACAGCCCCCAGCGCGCATGGTCCGACATCGTGCGCGAGTTCCTGGAAGCCACGACCAAGGCGAAGGCCGGCGACACCGCGCCGCTCGAAGGCTTCATCAATGAGACCTTGGCGCAGTATTGGGAGGCCGTTGTGGAGCGCGCCGACGAACACGCGCTCTCACGCCGTGCCGAGGCCTATCGCCGCTTCACGGTGCCGTATGGCGGCCTCGTGCTGGTCACTGGCGTGGACGTGCAGGACAACCGCTTCGAGGTCGTGACCTGGGCCGTTGGCCGCGGCGAGGAAATGTGGTGCATCGACTACAGCGTCATCTACGCCAACCCGGCCGATGAACGCGATTGGGCGCACCTCGATGCCTACCGCCAAACGATCTTTCAGCACGCCAGCGGGCAGGCGATGAAGATTGAAGCCATGGCCGTGGACACCGGTGGCCACTTCACGCACCAGGCCTACAACTACTGCCGCCAGCGCGAACGCGAGCGCGTGTTCGCCGTGCGTGGCGACCCGCAGCCCAGCAAGATGGTGAAGAGCAAGGCCACCGTGCAGGACGTGAACTGGGGCGGCAAGATCATCAAGAAGGGCGTGCGCCTGTGGTACGTCGGCACCGACACGGCAAAGGACTTGATCTATGGCCGTCTGTGCGTCGAGAAGCCCGGCGCCGGATACGTGCACTTCAGCAAGGACTTGCCGCACGAGTTCTACACGCAGTTGACGGCCGAGGCGCGTGTGCCGCAGCGCGTCGCCGGCGGCGAGGCATATCGCTGGATCAAGGCTCCTGGCGCGCGCAATGAAGTGTTGGACTGCACCGTCTACGCCGTCTTCTGCACGCACATGCTCGGCCTGCACCTCTACACCGGGAAGATGTGGCAGCGCTTGGAGTCAATCGTGCAGCCGCCGAACGGAGACCTGTTCGCGGGAGGCCAGCAGCAAGAGGGACCGCACGCCGATGTTTCACGCGAAACGCAGGTGCCCGAGAGCGCGACGGGAAATGTTCCACGCGAAACGCAATCGCTCGAAACCGCTCCAGTCGATGTTTCATGCGAAACGCATCCGACTCGACCAGTGCCCATGCCTGCGGCTGTCGAACAGCCGGCGCCAGAACCGGCGGCGCGTCCGCTGCACGCTCCCGCCCCTGCAAAGCCGGCGCCCGCGCGCCGAACTTTTCAACGCCCGTCACGACAATCCTTCCCCCCTAGATCATGGTGA
- a CDS encoding Mor transcription activator family protein: protein MVNDTNRNDIVLDILGRLQQALAEAKGELTPELVKGIEADIRADWGGDRVFIAKRRSEGHSSRNSRIFRDYLAGERVKLLSRRYELSERQVLRIIKMPTK from the coding sequence ATGGTGAACGACACAAATAGAAATGACATCGTCCTCGACATCCTCGGTCGTCTGCAGCAAGCGCTCGCCGAGGCCAAGGGAGAGCTTACGCCCGAGCTAGTGAAAGGCATAGAGGCCGACATTCGCGCTGACTGGGGAGGTGACCGGGTGTTCATTGCGAAGCGCCGCAGCGAGGGCCACAGCAGCCGCAATAGCCGCATCTTCCGCGACTACTTGGCGGGTGAGCGGGTCAAGCTGCTATCGCGGCGCTACGAGCTTTCCGAGCGCCAAGTTCTGCGCATCATTAAGATGCCCACGAAGTGA